In the genome of Sinorhizobium chiapasense, the window AGATCGTCTCGGTCGCGGCCTCACCGGATCCGGCCCAGTTGGCGCGGGCCTCCGCCTTCTGCCGTTCCATTGCCTTGGAAAACGCGTCGGTATCGACCGTGATGCCCTTGGCGCGCAGCGCATCCTGCGTCAGGTCGAGCGGGAAGCCGTAGGTGTCATAAAGCTTGAAGGCTGTTTCGCCGTTGAACTGGTCGCCTTCGGAAAGATCTGCTGAGGCGTCTGAAAGGAGGTTCAGACCGCGCTCCAGCGTCTTGCGGAAACGGGTTTCTTCCAGCTTCAGCGTCTCCGAGATCAACGCTTCGGCGCGGGCGAGTTCCGGATAGGCGCGGCCCATCTGGTTGACGAGCTCCGGCAGGAGCTTCCACATCAGCGGCTCCTGCGCGCCGAGCAGCTGTGCGTGGCGCATGGCGCGGCGCATGATTCGGCGCAGCACATAGCCGCGGCCTTCGTTCGAGGGAAGCACGCCGTCGGCGATCAGGAAGGCCGAGGAACGCAGATGGTCGGCGATGACGCGGTGGCTAGCACGGCGGTCGCCCTCGGCCTTGACGGCGGTTGCTTCCTCGGAAGCCGCAATCAGCGCACGGAAAAGATCGATGTCATAGTTGTCGTGCTGGCCCTGCAGGACGGCCGCAACACGCTCCAGTCCCATGCCGGTATCGATCGACGGGCGCGGCAGATCGATACGCTCTTCCTTGGTGACCTGCTCGTACTGCATGAAAACGAGATTCCAGATCTCGATGAAGCGGTCGCCATCTTCATCGGCCGAACCGGGCGGTCCGCCCCAGATCTGGTCGCCGTGATCGTAGAAAATTTCCGAGCACGGGCCGCAGGGGCCGGTATCGCCCATTGCCCAGAAGTTATCGCTGGTCGGAATGCGGATGATCCGGTCGTCGCTGAAGCCGGCGATCTTCTTCCAGAGGCCATAGGCTTCGTCGTCGGTGTGGTAGACGGTCACCAGCAGGCGCTTGGCGTCGAGCCCGTACTCCTTGGTGATCAGGTTCCAGGCAAGCTCGATCGCGCGTTCCTTGAAATAGTCGCCGAAGGAGAAGTTGCCGAGCATTTCGAAGAAGGTGTGGTGCCGGGCCGTGTAGCCGACATTGTCGAGGTCGTTGTGCTTGCCGCCGGCGCGCACGCATTTCTGCGCGGTCGCGGCCGTCGAATAGGGGCGCTGCTCGAGGCCGGTGAAGACGTTCTTGAACTGCACCATGCCGGCATTGGTGAACATCAATGTCGGGTCGTTGCGCGGCACCAGGGGGCTCGACGGCACGATCTCGTGACCGTTCTTGCGGAAATAGTCGAGAAACATCGACCGAATTTCATTCACGCCGCTCATCTTGCGTCCTATCTGTGCCATTCCCGGTCGCGACCGCACTTTGCCGGGCCGCGCACCGCTCTCTTCAATCCCGCGTCTATCGGCAATAGACACGCCCCCCAGCAACGTCGGTCGCCGGAACCACAGGCTTTTATCTTCCGTGTCTCACGCTGTCCAGACGGCAGCAAAAAACCGGCCGTCTGGAAAAACGACCGGCTTTATCCAAAACTTGCCCGCCTCAGATCTTACATTTCGGCGGCTGCATCGCCGTCGTCATCGCTCTCCGGTCCGCCGTTCTCCAGGAACTTATCAGCGATCAGGCCGGCATTCTGCCGCAGAGCCATCTCGATTTCACGCAGAAGATCGGGATTGTCGCGTAGGAAAAGTTTCGCATTCTCCCGGCCCTGGCCGAGGCGCTGGCTATTGTAGGAAAACCAGGCGCCGGATTTTTCGACGATGCCGGCCTTGACGCCGAGATCGATGAGTTCACCGGTCTTGGAAACGCCCTCGCCATACATGATGTCGAATTCCACCTGCTTGAAGGGCGGCGCCATCTTGTTCTTGACGACCTTGACGCGGGTCTGGTTGCCGACGACCTCTTCGCGCTCCTTGACCGAGCCGATGCGACGAATATCGAGGCGCACCGACGCATAGAACTTCAGCGCGTTGCCGCCCGTCGTCGTTTCCGGCGAACCGAACATGACGCCGATCTTCATGCGGATCTGGTTGATGAAGATCACCATGCAGTTGGACTTGGAGATCGACGCGGTGAGTTTGCGCAGTGCCTGGCTCATCAGGCGGGCCTGCATGCCCGGCAGACTGTCGCCCATTTCGCCTTCGATTTCAGCGCGCGGCACGAGAGCTGCAACCGAATCGACGACGAGGACGTCGATCGCGCCTGAACGGACCAGCGTGTCGGTGATTTCCAGCGCCTGTTCGCCGGTGTCCGGCTGCGAGATCAAGAGGTTTTCGAGATCGACGCCGAGCTTGCGCGCATAGACCGGATCGAGCGCATGTTCGGCGTCGACGAAGCCGCAAATGCCACCTTTCTTCTGCGCCTCGGCGATGGTCTGCAGCGCCAGCGTTGTCTTGCCCGAGCTTTCCGGGCCGTAGATTTCAATGATGCGCCCTTTCGGCAGGCCGCCAATGCCGAGTGCGATATCGAGGCCGAGCGAGCCGGTCGAAACAGTTTCGATCTCGATTACGCTGTCCTTCGAGCCGAGCTTCATGATCGATCCCTTGCCGAACGACCGTTCGATCTGGGAGAGAGCCGCTTCAAGTGCCTTGCTTTTATCCACCGATTTGTCCTCTACGAGCCGCAAAGAGTTTTGTGCCATTTGGTCCCACCTTTAGGTTATTGAAGCTACCGAGGCAATGAAGCCGCCGCAGGAGTTTTTGTACATGTTTTGTTCTGCTTTGGCAATAGAGTGGCAACCAATTGAATGATAACGGTTATTCTCGTTGCGTTCGATTCTTGTTCACGGGCATTGTACCACGTTTCCGCGAAGCCCATGCCGAAGCTCGGCCAGGCTTGGCGACACCAGCGCGATTCGCGACCGTGCCGCCTCTGTGATTTTGGATTGAAGCAGTCCAAAGAGGAGCTTTTATGAAGAAACGGGAAATCGCCGTGTTCGGCGGCGCCCACATCGACCGTCGCGGCCGCATCAGCGGCGTGACCGCTCCTGGCGCAAGCAATCCCGGTTCGTGGTTCGAGGAAGCGGGAGGCGGCGGCTTCAACGCGGCGAGAAACCTCGCGCGCCTGGGTCACAGCGTGCGAATGATCAGCCCGCGTGGCGGCGACGCCGCAGGCGAGATGGTGGCGGCAGCCGCGGTCGCAGCGGGAGTGATCGATTGCCCCTTTACCTTTCTCGACCGGAAAACGCCGAGCTACACCGCCATTCTCGAATGCGACGGCAACCTTGTCGTCGCACTTGCCGACATGGAGCTCTACCAGTTGTTTTCGCCGCGCCGGCTGCAGCAGCGCGCGATACGCGAAGTGTTGGCGGCGAGCGATCTGGTGCTGATGGATGCGAACCTGCCCGAGGAGACGCTCGCCGCTCTGGTCAGCGTGGCGTCCAGAGACGATCGAATTGTTGCCGGTATTGCCGTGTCGCCGGCAAAGGTGGTGCGTTTCAGGAAATGCCTCGGCGGCCTCAGTTTCCTGTTCATGAACGAGGCGGAAGCGCGTGCCCTGACCGGGATTGACGCCAGCAAGGCCGCAAACTGGCCATCGCTGTTGCGGGAGGCCGGTCTTACGGGTGGCGTCGTAACACGCGGCGGCGCCGCTGCGGTCGCCTTCGATCGCAGCGGGGCAAGCCTCATTGTCCCGCCGGCTCTCCCGGCGCTTGCGGATGTCACCGGCGCCGGCGACGCATTGGCCTCGGGGTTCCTCATGGCGCGGCTTTCGGGTCTCGATCTTGCCGGATGCCTGCGCCATGGCGTTGCCGCGGCGGGGATAGCGCTTCGCTCGCCTTTTGCCGTTTCGGAAGAAATGTCCGCAGGCAATCTCGAACAGGCGATTGCCCTTGTGCCGGCGCCGCAAATGCTGTCATGAGAGCTGACGTTGAACGCGGGACGAAAGTGTGCGCAGCTTTCCACCCCACATCTCGCCTCGAACATTTTTAGAAACGATCTCGATGACCTTTGGTTGATTTAAGCCAGACATGATCGCGATTTAAGGATAGATTCATGACCAGATCCTCCTCCCCGTCCCTGCCGATCGAATACTCCGATGAAGTCTCGGCCGCCAAGGCACGCGGTGCGCCGATCGTCGCGCTGGAATCGACGATCATCACCCATGGCATGCCATACCCCGGCAACCTCAACATGGCCCGAAGCGTCGAGGCGATCATCCGTGAACAGGGCGCCGTGCCCGCAACGATTGCGGTCATTCACGGTGTCCTTCACATTGGCCTCGACGACGCGAAGCTGGAAGCACTTTCGAAAACGGAAGGCGCGATGAAGCTGTCGCGTGCCGATCTTGCCTTCGCGATCGCCGAACGCCGCACGGGCGCCACGACCGTGGCTGCGACGATGATCGCCGCGGCGCGCGCCGGCATCAGCGTCTTTGCCACCGGCGGCATCGGCGGCGTCCACCGCGGCGCGGAAGAGAGCTTCGATATTTCCGCCGATCTCGATGAACTCGCCCGCACCGGCGTCATCGTTGTCTGCGCCGGCGCCAAGGCCATTCTCGACATTCCGAAGACGCTCGAGGTGCTGGAGACTCGCGGCGTTCCGGTCGTCACCTATGACAGCGAAGCCTTCCCGGCCTTCTGGTCGCGGGATTCCGGCATCAAGAGTCCACTGATGCTCAACAGCCCCGCCGCGATCGCCAATTTCCAGAAGATGCGCGATCTGCTCGACATCGACGGCGGTATGCTTGTTGCCAATCCGGTTCCCGAAGAGAGCGAAATTCCGCGCGAGGAGATGGAAATCTACATCACCCGTGCGCTCGACAATGCGGCGAGCGACGAGATCTCCGGCAAGGCCGTCACGCCTTATCTGCTCGATAACCTTTTCCACATGACCGACGGTCGCAGCCTCGAAACCAATATCGCGCTCGTGGAGAATAATGCTCGTCTCGCCGCCGAAATCGCGGTTGCACTGACGGCGAAGTAAGTGAAGCAAGCTGGCTGACAGGAGGGCCCCGGCGCTGGACCGGGCCTTCTTCCGCGTCAGGTATCAATCCGCGCTCAGGAATCCAGCATCTCGCGAACGGCCACGGCCAGTTGTTTCAGCGAGAATGGCTTCGGCAGGAAACCGAATTTCGCATCGGCCGGCAGGTTGCGCGCGAAAGCGTCTTCCGCGTAACCCGACACGAAAATGAACTTCAAGTCCGGATATTTCTTGCGCAGTTCGCGCAGCAGCGTCGGTCCGTCCATTTCCGGCATCACGACGTCCGATACGACGATGTCGACCGCGCCGTTGAGCTCGTCCATGATGTCGAGCGCTTCAACGCCCGATCCGGCCTCGTGAACGGTGTAGCCGCGCGTTTCGAGCATGCGCTTGCCGCCGCGGCGCACCGCTTCCTCGTCCTCGACAAGGAGAACGACGGCGGAATCGCCGGTGAGGTCCGCAGGCTCCGATTCTGCCTTGGGCGCGGGCGTCACGACCAAATCGCTGGCCGCCGGCATCGGGACTTCGGTTGCGACTTCCTCGCGGATTTCCTCGACGTGGCGCGGCAGCAGAATGCGGAAAGTGGTGCCCTTTCCGACTTCCGACTCCGGATAGATGTAGCCGCCGGACTGCTTGACGATGCCGTAGACCATCGAAAGGCCGAGGCCGGTACCCTTGCCGACCTCCTTCGTCGTGAAGAAGGGCTCGAAGATCTTGTCCATGATCTCCTGCGGAATGCCGGTGCCCTGGTCGGCGACCTCGACCATGACGAAGTCGTCCTCCGGCAATTCCCGTCGTCCGAGTGCCGCCACCTCGCTTGCTGGCAGATTTCGCGTCCGCAGCGTGATCGTTCCGCCTTCAGGCATGGCATCGCGCGCATTGACGGCGAGATTGAGCAGGACCTGCTCGAACTGGCCGAGATCGGTCTTCACCGGCCAGAGGTCTCGGCCGTAGTCAACCTCGACCTTGACATTGGTACCGGTCATCCGGTCGACCAGCATGCGCAGGTCGCCGATGACATCGGTAAGGTTGAGCACGGTCGGGCGCATCGTCTGCTTGCGCGAGAAGGCAAGCAGTTGCCGCACGAGCACGGCGGCCCGATTGGCGTTGCGCTTGATTTCCATCAGGTCGGCGAAGGTCGCATCCGCGGGCCGCGCCGAGAGCAAGAGGTGGTCGGAGGAAAGCAGGATCGCGGTCAGCACATTGTTGAAATCGTGTGCGATGCCGCCCGCAAGCGTCCCCACGGCATTCATCTTCTGCGTCTGCGCCATCTGAGTCTCGAGCGCCTTCTGCTCGGTGATCTCCAGCGCATAGATGATTGCTGCCTCCTCGGGCGCCTGATCGCTCTGGTCGATCACGGCGTTGACGTAGAAGCGGAAATGCCGTGCCTCGTCGCTCGGATGCAAGGCGTCGATCGGGGCGATGTCGCTCTGCCGGTCTTTCGCCGCGGCAAGAGCTTCCTGAAGGCGGTCTTTTTCGGATTCGTGCACGACCGTTTCGATCAGTGCACCGCGCTCGACGTCGTCCTGAGAAACAAGACCAGCAAACAGCTTCAGGAAAGGAGCGTTGGTCCTCAGGATCCGCCCGTCGCCGTCGACGGAGGCGATCGCCATCGGGGTGTTGTTGAAGAAGCGCGTGAAGCGCATGGCGGCATTCGAGGCCGACTGATCGCCATCGTCGCCCTCACGCGACATGACGATCGTCCGGCTTTCGCCGGGCGCACCGTCACGGGTCGACGAAACGCGATGGATCAGACGTACCGGCAGGCTCTGGCCGCTGGCCTTGCGCAGGTCGAGATCGAGCACCTTCGTCTTCTTGAAGCCTGGTTCCGCCTGGACCGACTGGACGAGCGCGAGGCCCTCGCCCGCGACCACATCGGCAATACTGACCGATCCCGGTTGAAACTTGGTGAGATCGATGCCGAGCCAATCGGCAAGGGTGGCGTTGATATAGAAGATCTCGCCCTTGCGGCCGGCCGAGAAGAAGCCTGCCGGGGCGTGGTCGAGATAGTCGATCGCGTTCTGCAGTTCCTTGAAGAAGCGCTCCTGGTCGTCACGTTCGGCCGTGATGTCGGCGATCTGCCAGAGATAGAGGGGGTTCCTGTCGCTGTCCTCCAGGGGCAGCACGCGAGCCTTCAGGCGGAACCAGTGGGCGCCTGAGGCGATTGACGCACCGTTTGCGAGCGGCTTCAGCAGCCGGAATTCCTCGTGTCCCTTCTTGCCTTCGTGGAGGCCGTTGGTGAGCCGATAGATCGCTTCGGTCGCCTCGCGGTTCCTGGAGAGAATGGTCTCGAGCGACTGGATGCCGGCGGCGCTCTTGGCGCCGGTCAGAGCGCCGTAGGCGGCATTGGCATAGATGATGCGCCCCCTGCGGTCGGTGACGATCGTGCCATCTTCGTGGGCATCGAGAAAGGCACGCGCGAGCTCGTCGGGACGCGTCTGCGGCATGACCTCGATGAAACCGATCACCGACGAGACCAGGAAGAATATGCCGACCATCGCCAGCACGCCGAGGATGCCGAGGACGATTTCGTTTTCGAGCTGGTTCTTGAAGACGACGAAGGCGGCCGCCGACGCGGTGAGGACGATCGCCAGCAGGATGATCCGCAGGACCGTGCCCGGCCGGACGCCGCGGTCAACGACCGGCATCTGGTAGTCACCTGATTGCCGCAATTTCGTCATCGGGTCCTCACCTGCGGCTGCGGCCGCGCGCGACCACCACTGCATATCTT includes:
- the recA gene encoding recombinase RecA; the protein is MAQNSLRLVEDKSVDKSKALEAALSQIERSFGKGSIMKLGSKDSVIEIETVSTGSLGLDIALGIGGLPKGRIIEIYGPESSGKTTLALQTIAEAQKKGGICGFVDAEHALDPVYARKLGVDLENLLISQPDTGEQALEITDTLVRSGAIDVLVVDSVAALVPRAEIEGEMGDSLPGMQARLMSQALRKLTASISKSNCMVIFINQIRMKIGVMFGSPETTTGGNALKFYASVRLDIRRIGSVKEREEVVGNQTRVKVVKNKMAPPFKQVEFDIMYGEGVSKTGELIDLGVKAGIVEKSGAWFSYNSQRLGQGRENAKLFLRDNPDLLREIEMALRQNAGLIADKFLENGGPESDDDGDAAAEM
- a CDS encoding pseudouridine-5'-phosphate glycosidase; protein product: MTRSSSPSLPIEYSDEVSAAKARGAPIVALESTIITHGMPYPGNLNMARSVEAIIREQGAVPATIAVIHGVLHIGLDDAKLEALSKTEGAMKLSRADLAFAIAERRTGATTVAATMIAAARAGISVFATGGIGGVHRGAEESFDISADLDELARTGVIVVCAGAKAILDIPKTLEVLETRGVPVVTYDSEAFPAFWSRDSGIKSPLMLNSPAAIANFQKMRDLLDIDGGMLVANPVPEESEIPREEMEIYITRALDNAASDEISGKAVTPYLLDNLFHMTDGRSLETNIALVENNARLAAEIAVALTAK
- the alaS gene encoding alanine--tRNA ligase, whose amino-acid sequence is MSGVNEIRSMFLDYFRKNGHEIVPSSPLVPRNDPTLMFTNAGMVQFKNVFTGLEQRPYSTAATAQKCVRAGGKHNDLDNVGYTARHHTFFEMLGNFSFGDYFKERAIELAWNLITKEYGLDAKRLLVTVYHTDDEAYGLWKKIAGFSDDRIIRIPTSDNFWAMGDTGPCGPCSEIFYDHGDQIWGGPPGSADEDGDRFIEIWNLVFMQYEQVTKEERIDLPRPSIDTGMGLERVAAVLQGQHDNYDIDLFRALIAASEEATAVKAEGDRRASHRVIADHLRSSAFLIADGVLPSNEGRGYVLRRIMRRAMRHAQLLGAQEPLMWKLLPELVNQMGRAYPELARAEALISETLKLEETRFRKTLERGLNLLSDASADLSEGDQFNGETAFKLYDTYGFPLDLTQDALRAKGITVDTDAFSKAMERQKAEARANWAGSGEAATETIWFELKEKHGATEFLGYDTEAAEGVIQAIVRDGAVVESAVKGESVQVILNQTPFYGESGGQMGDTGLIATDTGKLTVTDTQKRGEGLFVHYCVVAEGNMKIGEAAALTVDHTRRTRLRSNHSATHLLHEALREVLGTHVAQKGSLVAPDRLRFDVSHPKPMTTDELKVVEEMANEIIVQNSPVTTRLMTVDDAIADGAMALFGEKYGDEVRVVAMGQGVRGSKAGKPYSVELCGGTHVSATGDIGLVRIVAESAVGAGVRRIEALTGEAARAYLNEQDERVKTLASALKVQPADVLGRVEALLDERRKLERELTEAKKKLALVGDGQNGSADAARDIAGVRFLGRVVSGVEPKDLKSLADDGKKTLGSGVVAFVGVSGDGKASAVVAVTDDLTSKVSAVDLVRVASAALGGKGGGGRPDMAQAGGPDGNRAAEAIEAVAVALAG
- the cckA gene encoding cell cycle histidine kinase CckA produces the protein MTKLRQSGDYQMPVVDRGVRPGTVLRIILLAIVLTASAAAFVVFKNQLENEIVLGILGVLAMVGIFFLVSSVIGFIEVMPQTRPDELARAFLDAHEDGTIVTDRRGRIIYANAAYGALTGAKSAAGIQSLETILSRNREATEAIYRLTNGLHEGKKGHEEFRLLKPLANGASIASGAHWFRLKARVLPLEDSDRNPLYLWQIADITAERDDQERFFKELQNAIDYLDHAPAGFFSAGRKGEIFYINATLADWLGIDLTKFQPGSVSIADVVAGEGLALVQSVQAEPGFKKTKVLDLDLRKASGQSLPVRLIHRVSSTRDGAPGESRTIVMSREGDDGDQSASNAAMRFTRFFNNTPMAIASVDGDGRILRTNAPFLKLFAGLVSQDDVERGALIETVVHESEKDRLQEALAAAKDRQSDIAPIDALHPSDEARHFRFYVNAVIDQSDQAPEEAAIIYALEITEQKALETQMAQTQKMNAVGTLAGGIAHDFNNVLTAILLSSDHLLLSARPADATFADLMEIKRNANRAAVLVRQLLAFSRKQTMRPTVLNLTDVIGDLRMLVDRMTGTNVKVEVDYGRDLWPVKTDLGQFEQVLLNLAVNARDAMPEGGTITLRTRNLPASEVAALGRRELPEDDFVMVEVADQGTGIPQEIMDKIFEPFFTTKEVGKGTGLGLSMVYGIVKQSGGYIYPESEVGKGTTFRILLPRHVEEIREEVATEVPMPAASDLVVTPAPKAESEPADLTGDSAVVLLVEDEEAVRRGGKRMLETRGYTVHEAGSGVEALDIMDELNGAVDIVVSDVVMPEMDGPTLLRELRKKYPDLKFIFVSGYAEDAFARNLPADAKFGFLPKPFSLKQLAVAVREMLDS
- a CDS encoding carbohydrate kinase family protein, yielding MKKREIAVFGGAHIDRRGRISGVTAPGASNPGSWFEEAGGGGFNAARNLARLGHSVRMISPRGGDAAGEMVAAAAVAAGVIDCPFTFLDRKTPSYTAILECDGNLVVALADMELYQLFSPRRLQQRAIREVLAASDLVLMDANLPEETLAALVSVASRDDRIVAGIAVSPAKVVRFRKCLGGLSFLFMNEAEARALTGIDASKAANWPSLLREAGLTGGVVTRGGAAAVAFDRSGASLIVPPALPALADVTGAGDALASGFLMARLSGLDLAGCLRHGVAAAGIALRSPFAVSEEMSAGNLEQAIALVPAPQMLS